A single genomic interval of Oreochromis aureus strain Israel breed Guangdong linkage group 12, ZZ_aureus, whole genome shotgun sequence harbors:
- the nipbla gene encoding nipped-B-like protein A isoform X2, which produces MNGDMPHVPITTLAGIASLTDLLNQLPLPSPLPATTTKSLLYNGRIAEEVTCLLGCRDENLASQLAHGLNQVSTEHIELKDNLGSDEPEGDAPLLLQTMLARNPGIFREKNVMQQPMVQPFKINSMHSPAQSANFQPAAISPNPPSRFVTPPTGSSSRYMGQQNSPVPSPYTPQSPATGYIQQYPHQQPPSYNQHQQIQQVSVASPMVPGGIRNIHEGKVTGQIPNAANHHSDRHGTEDYLNIVHRLGNEEGDSAMRNPSFPLRSPQSGCSPASSEGTPKPGSRPPLILQSPPPYAPSPREGVPDQKQQLQQRKKVPIVKEEKDMYDIVSSPSKDSTKLTLKLSRVKSNESDPPGDVMPGMDQNSDNMEAELGFQQVPVLQQNLGARLQHQQQVGGASGLQPPSSPYDEAELDALAEIERIEREAASEKCSKEVQDKDKPLKKRKQDSFPLEPGAGGPGGPTGAPGSGSTGGGNAGKLTPQEATAAGNGASRPPLMVSIDLQQAGRADGQLDPCLAAPVPALEAQRWPEEPASGPAAVEGSDTVLRLKPDGRPEVIKNRVDKHDSRREGRESSKHRHDEKSSDRRGELPKSSNRDRESDRDRRHRSETGRDRRSPDSRSRSDRDRSGFRASSTGEPGRSSSRQDGSKLPSSASGAKLPDSFPAQLLGGHSGALKNFQIPKINRDKEGSGSTESQMWGQPKVKLERLGLVQDLEKRPKPVVVLKKLSVDQIQRIIRHSKSGKNRLSSGKSGKSGMDPAVLKELPPELLAEIESTMPLCERVKMNKRKRSTVNERPKYAEVSSDEDYDATGESARKRQRREKDRAWEFEERERRGSGEHRKSGHRDSRRGSGSRYRDSSEEDSPPPSMSEVARKMKMKEKQKKRKAYEPKLTQEELMDSSTFKRFLASIDNILENLEDVDFTTMGDDDEIPQELLLGKHQLNELGSESAKIKAMGISSRIPSDKLVKLLNILEKNIQDGSKLSTMMNHDHDAEDEERLWRDLIMERVTKSADACLTALNIMTSAHMPKAVYIEDVIERVLQYTKFHLQNTLYPQYDPVYRVDPHGGGMLSSKAKRAKCSTHKQRVIVMLYNKVCDIVSNISELLEIQLLTDTTILQVSSMGITPFFVENVSELQLCAIKLVTAVFSRYEKHRQLILEEIFTSLARLPTSKRSLRNFRLNSSDQDGEPMYIQMVTALVLQLIQCVVHLPSDKDVFEEYDTKVDQDVLITNSYETAMRTAQNFLSVFLKKCGSKQGEEDYRPLFENFVQDLLSTVNKPEWPAAELLLSLLGRLLVHQFSNKQTEMALRVASLDYLGTVAARLRKDAVTSKMDQRSIDRIVQESQGSDETQQLQKALLDYLEENAETDASLVFARKFYIAQWFRDATTEAEKSMRNQNPKDEDSSDGPQHAKEVEATGEIMQRAEKRKKFLRNIIKTTPAHFTTLKMNSDTVDYEDACLIVRYLASMRPFAQSFDIYLTQILRVLGESAIAVRTKAMKCLSEVVAVDPSILARSDMQRGVHGRLMDNSTSVREAAVELLGKFVLSRPQLTEQYYDMLIERILDTGISVRKRVIKILRDICLEQPTFSKITEMCVKMIRRVNDEEGIKKLVNETFQKLWFTPTPAHDKETMTRKILNITDVVAACRDTGYDWFEQLLQNLLKSEEDASYKPAEKACVQLVDNLVEHILKYEESLAENKGVNSTRLVACITTLYLFSKISAQLMVKHAMTMQPYLTTKCNTANDFMVICNVAKILELVVPLMEHPSATFLATIEEDLMKLIIKYGMTVVQHCVSCLGAVVNKVTHNYKFVWACFNRFYGALNRLKVQHQEDPNDTKLVANKPFLLRSLFTVGALARHFDFDLEEFKGTTKVVIKEKVLELLLYFTKHEDEEVKTKAIIGLGFLVIMHPSQMFVPEVKSLYNGILADSGSSINLKIQILKNLQTYLQEEDTRMQEADREWKKMSKQEDLKEMGDISSGMSSSIMQLYLKQVLEAFFHTQSSVRHFALNVIALTLNQGLIHPVQCVPYLIAMGTDPEPSMRNKADQQLVEIDKKYTGFIHMKAVAGMKMSYSLQQAINSSRKSIIRGFRQDETHSALCSHLFTMIRGNRQHRRAFLISLLNLFDDSAKTDVNMLLFIADNLACFPYQSQEEPLFIMHHIDITLSVSGSNLLQTFKELLLKEPRRKEKKVKKEWKNTSDGEDEEEKMNCDSWRSEDAENSNGEDNEDNDEDVVRRPKKTKKPVANSESSESESDLEDLDVDDVEKVMRLLPDNPTGLLDFANAVQGILLLLVLKQHLKNQYGFSDSKIQKYSPTESAKVYDKAVNRKGNIHFHPRQTIDFISNNMAHATLTDGVKKQIVKQYLDFKVLMEHLDPDEEDEEGEASASANIRNKAINALLGGSGPLSGPSPRNQAGPETDDDDSDGDERTPGSSRKSRRAGDSSDPGRMSETVEVMDVIALCCPKYKDRPQIARVIQKTSNGYSIHWMAGSYSGPWAEAKKRDGRKLVPWVDTIKESDIIYKKIALTSNHKLSNKVVQTLRSLYAAREGGAS; this is translated from the exons ATGAATGGGGATATGCCTCATGTTCCCATCACCACTCTTGCTGGGATCGCTAGCCTCACAGACT TGTTGAACCAGCTGCCCCTCCCTTCTCCTTTACCTGCCACCACCACTAAAAGCCTCCTATACAATGGGAGGATTGCGGAGGAAGTTACATGCCTACTGGGCTGCCGGGATGAGAATCTGGCCTCCCAGCTAGCCCATGGTCTGAACCAGGTCTCCACAGAGCACAT agagctgaaggaCAACCTGGGTAGCGATGAACCAGAGGGAGATGCACCACTGTTGCTGCAGACCATGCTGGCCAGGAACCCTGGCATCTTCAGGGAGAAAA ATGTCATGCAGCAGCCAATGGTACAACCTTTTAAAATCAATTCCATGCATAGCCCTGCCCAGTCTGCAAACTTCCAGCCAGCTGCAATTTCTCCCAATCCACCAAG CCGGTTTGTGACACCTCCAACGGGTTCCAGTAGCCGGTACATGGGCCAACAGAACAGTCCAGTACCCAGCCCATACACTCCTCAGAGCCCTGCCACAGGTTACATACAGCAGTATCCCCACCAACAACCACCCAGCTATAACCAACACcaacagattcaacaag TGTCTGTGGCCAGTCCTATGGTTCCAGGTGGGATAAGAAACATCCATGAGGGCAAAGTAACAGGGCAGATCCCTAATGCTGCCAACCACCACTCAGACAGACATGGTACTGAAGACTACCTGAACATTGTACATCGACTGGGAAATGAG GAGGGTGATTCTGCCATGAGAAATCCATCTTTTCCTCTGAGGTCTCCACAGTCAGGGTGCTCCCCTGCTAGCAGCGAAGGAACGCCGAAAC CGGGTTCTCGTCCCCCACTGATTCTCCAGTCACCACCCCCGTATGCACCCTCACCAAGGGAAGGAGTACCTGACCAGAAACAGCAGCtccagcaaagaaagaaagtccCAATAGTAAAAGAGGAGAAAGATATGTACGACATTGTTAGCTCTCCAAGCAAGGACTCAACAAAGCTCACCCTCAAGCTGTCCAGGGTCAAGTCAAATGAGTCGGATCCCCCAG GTGATGTTATGCCGGGCATGGATCAGAACTCAGACAATATGGAGGCAGAACTGGGCTTTCAGCAGGTTCCTGTTCTCCAGCAAAATCTGGGAGCACGGCTGCAACATCAGCAGCAAGTAGGTGGTGCCAGTGGACTTCAGCCTCCCAGTTCCCCTTATGATGAGGCAGAGCTGGATGCACTTGCTGAAATTGAAAGGATAGAACGAGAGGCTGCTAGTGAGAAGTGCTCCAAGGAGGTGCAAGATAAAG ACAAGCCACTGAAGAAGAGAAAGCAGGACTCCTTTCCCCTGGAACCAGGTGCAGGGGGACCAGGTGGGCCCACAGGTGCCCCGGGCAGTGGATCAACAGGAGGGGGCAATGCTGGCAAACTGACTCCGCAAGAGGCCACTGCAGCTGGGAACGGTGCCAGCCGCCCTCCCCTCATGGTGAGCATCGACCTCCAGCAGGCAGGCCGAGCTGACGGTCAGCTCGACCCCTGTCTGGCTGCCCCTGTCCCTGCCCTTGAGGCCCAACGCTGGCCTGAAGAACCAGCTAGTGGGCCAGCTGCTGTGGAGGGTTCTGACACAGTTTTGCGATTGAAACCAGATGGACGACCGGAAGTCATCAAGAACAGGGTCGATAAGCATGACAGCAGGAGAGAAGGTCGGGAATCATCAAAGCACAGACATGATGAGAAGTCCTCAGACAGACGTGGAGAATTGCCCAAGTCGTCAAACAGGGACCGCGAGTCTGACAGGGATAGGAGGCATCGGAGTGAGACTGGCCGAGACAGGCGGTCCCCTGATTCTCGCTCCCGAAGCGATCGAGATAGGTCTGGCTTCAGGGCTTCCTCCACTGGAGAGCCTGGTCGGAGCAGCAGTAGACAAGATGGTTCCAAACTCCCCTCGTCAGCTTCTGGTGCTAAACTTCCAGATTCTTTCCCTGCTCAGCTTCTGGGAGGGCATAGTGGCGCACTGAAGAACTTCCAGATCCCTAAG ATCAATCGTGACAAGGAAGGCAGTGGGTCGACTGAAAGTCAAATGTGGGGCCAGCCAAAGGTTAAACTGGAGAGGCTGGGATTGGTGCAGGACTTGGAGAAGCGCCCCAAGCCTGTAGTGGTTCTAAAAAAGCTATCAGTTGACCAGATCCAGAGGATCATTCGGCACAGCAAGTCTGGAAAGAACCGGCTCTCCTCAGGAAAGTCTGGCAAAA GTGGTATGGACCCAGCAGTTTTGAAGGAGCTGCCCCCAGAGCTGCTGGCAGAGATCGAGTCTACCATGCCCTTATGTGAAAGGGTAAAGATGAACAAGAGGAAACGAAGCACAGTAAATGAGAGGCCCAAATATGCTGAGGTCAGCTCCGATGAAGACTATGACGCAACTGGAGAGT CTGCAAGAAAGCGGCAGcgcagagagaaagacagagcttGGGAGTTTGAAGAGAGGGAGCGCAGAGGGTCAGGGGAACACCGGAAAAGTGGGCACCGAGACAGCCGCAGAGGGTCAGGGAGCCGCTACCGAGACTCATCTGAGGAAGATTCGCCGCCTCCGAGCATGAGTGAAG ttgccagaaaaatgaagatgaaggagaagcAGAAGAAACGGAAAGCTTATGAACCCAAGCTGACCCAAGAAGAACTGATGGACTCTTCTACATTCAAGAGGTTCTTGGCAAGCATTGACAACATACTGGAAAATCTGGAGGATGTGGATTTTACTACTATGG GAGACGATGATGAGATACCTCAGGAATTGCTGCTTGGTAAACACCAGCTGAATGAGCTGGGTAGCGAATCTGCCAAAATTAAGGCCATGGGGATCTCCAGCAGG ATCCCATCAGACAAGTTGGTGAAGCTTCTGAATATCCTTGAAAAGAATATCCAGGATGGGTCCAAGCTATCCACCATGATGAACCAT GACCATGACGCTGAAGACGAGGAAAGACTTTGGAGAGATCTGATAATGGAGAGAGTCACAAAGTCTGCAGATGCCTGTCTGACAGCGCTGAACATTATGACCTCAGCACACATGCCGAAGGCTGTCTACATAGAAGATGTCATAGAGCGGGTTCTGCAGTACACCAAGTTTCATCTTCAGAACACACTGTATCCACAGTATGATCCAGTCTACAGGGTGGACCCGCATGGAG GTGGCATGTTGAGCTCGAAGGCAAAGCGTGCAAAATGCTCCACGCACAAGCAGCGTGTCATAGTCATGTTATACAACAAAGTGTGTGACATTGTCAGCAACATCTCTGAGCTCCTAGAGATACAGTTGCTTACAGACACCACCATCCTCCAG GTTTCTTCTATGGGAATCACTCCATTCTTTGTAGAGAATGTCAGTGAGCTGCAGCTGTGTGCCATTAAACTAGTTACAGCG GTGTTCTCACGTTATGAGAAGCATCGGCAGCTGATCCTTGAGGAGATCTTTACCTCTTTGGCCAGACTGCCCACCAGCAAACGCTCCCTCAGGAATTTCAG GCTGAACAGCTCAGACCAGGATGGAGAACCAATGTACATCCAAATGGTAACAGCACTGGTTCTGCAGCTGATCCAGTGTGTGGTCCACCTCCCCAGTGACAAAGATGTTTTTGAAGAGTATGACACCAAG gtggaTCAGGACGTGTTGATAACAAACTCTTATGAGACGGCAATGAGAACTGCGCAAAACTTCCTCTCAGTCTTCCTTAAAAA GTGTGGCAGCAAGCAGGGAGAAGAAGATTACCGGCCATTATTTGAGAACTTTGTCCAGGACCTACTTTCAACAGTGAACAAACCAGAATGGCCTGctgcagagctgctgctcaGTTTGCTTGGGCGACTGCTG GTACACCAGTTCAGTAATAAGCAGACAGAGATGGCTCTGAGAGTAGCATCTCTGGACTATCTGGGCACAGTGGCTGCACGTCTGAGGAAGGATGCAGTGACAAGCAAGATGGACCAGAGATCAATTGATCGTATCGTACAAGAG TCTCAAGGCAGCGATGAGACCCAACAGCTACAGAAGGCTCTGCTGGACTACTTGGAGGAGAACGCTGAGACAGATGCCTCACTGGTG TTTGCTAGAAAGTTTTACATTGCTCAGTGGTTCCGCGATGCCACCACCGAGGCTGAAAAGTCCATGCGGAACCAGAATCCAAAGGACGAAGACTCTTCAGACGGCCCGCAACATGCCAAGGAGGTGGAAGCTACTGGAGAAATTATGCAGCGTGCTGAGAAGCGCAAGAAGTTCCTGCGCAACATCATTAAGACCACGCCAGCTCATTTCACCACACTGAA AATGAACTCTGACACTGTGGACTATGAAGATGCCTGTCTGATTGTGCGTTATTTGGCCTCTATGAGGCCGTTCGCCCAGAgctttgatatttatttaacacag ATTTTGCGAGTCCTTGGAGAAAGTGCCATCGCTGTAAGGACTAAAGCCATGAAATGTCTGTCTGAGGTCGTGGCTGTTGATCCCAGCATACTGGCAAGG TCCGACATGCAGCGTGGCGTCCATGGTCGTTTAATGGACAACTCCACCAGTGTGAGAGAGGCAGCTGTAGAGCTGCTGGGCAAGTTTGTGCTCAGCAGACCCCAACTCACTGAGCAATATTATGACATGCTCATAGAGAGGATACTG gaCACTGGTATCAGTGTGAGAAAACGGGTGATCAAAATCCTCAGAGATATTTGTCTGGAGCAACCGACCTTCAGTAAGATTACTGAGATGTGCGTGAAGATGATCCGCAGGGTCAATGACGAGGAAGGAATTAAG AAACTGGTGAATGAGACATTCCAGAAGCTGTGGTTTACTCCAACTCCAGCACACGACAAAGAAACCATGACCAGGAAGATTCTCAACATCACTGATGTG GTTGCAGCCTGTCGAGACACCGGCTATGATTGGTTTGAACAGCTTCTTCAAAAT CTCCTCAAGTCTGAAGAGGACGCATCATATAAGCCAGCCGAAAAGGCTTGTGTTCAGCTCGTTGACAATCTGGTTGAACACATCCTTAAATACGAAGAGTCTCTTGCAG AGAACAAGGGGGTGAACTCAACACGGCTAGTGGCGTGTATCACCACCTTGTACTTGTTCAGCAAGATCAGCGCCCAGCTTATGGTCAAACATGCTATGACCATGCAACCCTACCTGACGACAAAGTGTAAT ACTGCCAATGACTTCATGGTTATCTGTAATGTGGCAAAGATTTTGGAGCTTGTGGTTCCTCTTATGGAGCACCCCAGTGCAACTTTCCTTGCAACCATTGAAGaagacctcatgaagctcatcatCAAATATGGCATGACG GTGGTCCAACACTGTGTGAGCTGTCTCGGAGCCGTTGTGAACAAAGTCACACACAACTATAAGTTTGTGTGGGCTTGCTTCAACAGATTCTATG GTGCACTTAACAGGCTGAAGGTTCAGCATCAGGAGGACCCAAACGACACAAAGTTGGTAGCAAACAAGCCTTTCCTGCTGCGATCCCTCTTCACCGTGGGTGCTCTGGCCCGACACTTTGATTTTGATCTGGAAGAGTTCAAGGGCACCACCAAG GTTGTTATCAAGGAGAAAGTTCTTGAGCTGCTGCTATACTTCACCAAGCATGAAGATGAGGAGGTCAAGACCAAAGCCATCATTGGCTTAG GTTTCCTTGTGATCATGCATCCCAGCCAGATGTTTGTGCCCGAGGTGAAGTCTTTGTATAATGGCATCCTGGCTGACAGTGGCTCCTCAATTAACCTCAAAATTCAGATCCTCAAAAACCTCCAGACATACCTTCAGGAGGAAGACACGCGGATGCAGGAAGCAGACAGAGAAT GGAAGAAAATGTCCAAACAAGAGGATCTGAAGGAGATGGGAGACATCTCTTCGGGGATGAGCAGCTCCATTATGCAGCTTTATTTAAAGCAGGTGTTGGAGGCTTTCTTCCACACCCAATCCAGCGTACGGCACTTTGCTCTCAACGTCATAGCTCTCACGCTCAACCAGGGTCTCATCCATCCTGTACAG TGTGTCCCCTACCTCATTGCAATGGGAACAGACCCAGAGCCCAGCATGAGGAACAAAGCAGACCAGCAGTTGGTGGAAATTGACAAGAAGTACACAGGATTCATCCAT ATGAAGGCAGTTGCTGGGATGAAGATGTCATACAGTTTGCAGCAGGCCATTAATTCATCTCGTAAATCCATCATAAGAGGATTCAGACAGGACGAGACCCACTCGGCACTCTGCTCCCACCTCTTCACTATGATCCGGGGGAACCGACAACACCGGAGGGCTTTTCTCATCTCGCTGCTGAACCTCTTTGATGACAGTGCT aAGACGGACGTAAACATGCTCCTGTTTATCGCAGACAACCTTGCTTGTTTTCCATACCAGAGCCAGGAGGAGCCTCTCTTCATCATGCACCATATAGACATCACCCTGTCCGTCTCTGGCAGCAACTTGTTGCAAACCTTTAAAGAG CTTCTTTTAAAGGAACCAAGACGTAAGGAGAAAAAGGTCAAGAAAGAGTGGAAAAACACATCAGAtggagaggatgaggaggaaaagATGAACTGCGACTCTTGGAGGAGTGAAGATGCAGAGAACAGCAACGGTGAGGACAATGAAGACAATGACGAGGATGTGGTACGACGGCCAAAAAAGACGAAAAAACCTGTTGCAAACTCAGAGAGCTCGGAGTCCGAGTCTGATCTGGAAGATTTGGATGTGGACGATGTGGAGAAAGTAATGAGGCTCCTCCCAGATAATCCCACAGGTCTCTTGGACTTTGCAAACGCAGTTCAGGGCATTCTGCTTCTGCTGGTGCTCAAACAGCATCTGAAAAACCAATATGGATTCTCTGATAG TAAAATCCAAAAGTACTCTCCAACAGAGTCAGCCAAGGTGTACGACAAGGCAGTGAACAGAAAAGGCAACATTCACTTTCACCCACGACAAACCATCGACTTTATCTCCAACAACATGGCTCACGCCACGCTGACAGATGGTGTAAAGAAGCAGATAGTCAAACAGTATCTAGAT TTCAAAGTTCTGATGGAACATCTGGACCCAGAtgaagaggatgaggaggggGAAGCATCTGCCAGTGCGAACATCAGAAACAAAGCCATAAACGCTCTATTGGGAGGCTCTGGCCCCCTGTCAGGACCGAGTCCGCGCAATCAGGCCGGACCAGAGACGGATGATGATGATAGTGATGGTGACGAGAGGACCCCAGGG TCCTCTCGAAAGTCAAGGCGAGCAGGTGACTCCTCGGATCCCGGTCGGATGAGTGAGACAGTGGAGGTTATGGATGTGATTGCGCTTTGCTGCCCCAAATATAAAGACCGGCCGCAGATAGCTCGAGTCATCCAAAAGACCTCAAATGGGTACAGCATCCACTGGATGGCTGGTTCGTACTCGGGGCCCTGGGCAGAAGCCAAGAAACGCGATGGCCGAAAACTGGTGCCTTGGGTGGACACTATTAAGGAGTCGGACATCATTTACAAGAAGATTGCCTTGACCAGCAACCACAAACTGAGCAACAAAGTAGTACAGACTTTACGCTCACTGTATGCAGCACGGGAAGGAGGGGCTAGCTAA